Proteins encoded together in one Acipenser ruthenus chromosome 22, fAciRut3.2 maternal haplotype, whole genome shotgun sequence window:
- the LOC131699405 gene encoding zinc finger and SCAN domain-containing protein 29-like: MDPATVLAMFREQEEKREEREIRRQEQLAQFFGQLVEKMSTPASETAVARMFATQPKLQKMTPEDDPEAFLVTFERVAEAAGWPKEHWAMKLAPCLTGEAQAAYRALMATEAADYAKVKEAILSRLGITEETYRRRFREYQLSEGVRPRVAGQYLLDQCTRWLQPEEHTPQELVQKIAIEQFASILPPGNREWVKRNQPTTLEKAIILAEAYEDANEGAVPDPTPAPKPTRTNQSMKPRGGNQTFRPWRPRLAPSWARGKPPNLSVTDSQDKQTPLVPSTPVCYRCNEPGHIARDCPMMEVDLAKRSWSAVTAHHEED, encoded by the exons atggatccagctacagtcttggcaatgtttagggagcaggaggagaaACGAGAGGAGAGGGAGATACGGCGCCAGGAACAGCTCGCCCagttctttggacagctggtggagAAAATGTCGACACCAGCATCGGAAACAGCGGTTGCCCGGATGTTTGCAACACAACCGAAGTTACAAAAGATGACTCCGGAAGATGATCCCGAGGCTTTTCTGGTCACCTTTGAGAGAGTGGCAGAAGCAGCAGGGTGGCCCAAGGAACACTGGGCCATGAAACTGGCACCTTGCTTGACAGGGGAAGCTCAAGCAGCGTATAGGGCATTAATGGCCACAGAGGCAGCGGATTATGCCAAAGTAAAAGAAGCTATTCTCTCACGCCTCGGGATCACAGAAGAAACATACCGGCGCCGCTTCCGGGAATaccagctgtccgagggggtgcgGCCCCGGGTTGCGGGACAGTATCTCCTGGATCAATGCACCCGGTGGCTGCAACCAGAAGAACACACCCCCCAAGAACTGGTGCAGAAGATCGCGATAGAACAGTTCGCGTCTATACTACCGCCAGGAAACCGGGAGTGGGTTAAACGGAATCAACCTACCACTCTCGAGAAAGCCATCATCCTGGCGGAGGCATATGAAGACGCGAACGAAGGCGCCGTCCCTGACCCCACTCCTGCCCCTAAGCCAACCCGGACCAACCAATCAATGAAGCCCAGAGGGGGTAACCAGACCTTTAGACCATGGAGGCCGAGGTTAGCCCCATCTTGGGCGAGAGGAAAACCCCCTAACCTGTCGGTCACTGACTCACAGGACAAACAAACTCCGTTGGTGCCTTCTACCCCAGTGTGTTACAGGTGTAATGAGCCCGGACATATTGCCAGGGATTGTCCGATGATGGAGGTGGACCTGGCAAAAAGATCCTGGTCAGCGGTAACAG cacatcACGAAGAGGACTAG